A section of the Sceloporus undulatus isolate JIND9_A2432 ecotype Alabama chromosome 3, SceUnd_v1.1, whole genome shotgun sequence genome encodes:
- the ZBED1 gene encoding E3 SUMO-protein ligase ZBED1 isoform X1: MSEESKDWDSGQEAMENKSSEASPSDLKLVAHPRAKSKVWKYFGFDTNAEGCILQWKKIYCRICMTQIAYSGNTSNLSYHLEKNHPDEFCEFVKSNTEQMREAFATAFSKLKPESSQQVAQENLIIKTCHSYENKKHQELTSAVVSLMCEGLYPPSIVDEPTFKNLLRIADPRYELPCRKYFCTKAIPEKYSAIRDIVLKELTDILWCGISVDMWRSENQNRSYVTLTVHFLNNGSSSCLAVNSRCLKTFEVPEENTAETITRVLYEIFIEWGINTKVFGATTDYGKDIVKACSLLDIPVQIPCLGQTFNVGIQQAFQLPKLSGVLCRCRKLVEYFQQSAVAMYMLGEKQKQQNTSHCMLVSDRVSWWGSTLAMLHRLKEQQFVIAAVLVEDSNNHHLMLEASEWNTVEGLVDLLQPFKQVAEMMSASKYPTISMVKPLLHMLLNTTLNIKENDLKEISMAKEVIAKELSTTYQHTPDIDMFLNVATFLDPRYKKLPFLSAFERQQVENRVVEEAKSLLEKVKESTVKTEEQFFAVAEEPPVKKIVIASTSPPTSNINNMLAEIFCQTGGVEDQEEWHAQIIEELSNFKSQKVLGLNEDPLKWWSDRLALFPVLPKVLQKYWCIVATRVFSERLFGSSANVVKAKRNRLAPAHVDEQIFLYENTRSVSEAEPDEEDEGEWGLEQDHIINLSDTANVNNSFFNMRDSGFI; the protein is encoded by the coding sequence ATGAGTGAAGAATCAAAAGATTGGGACAGTGGCCAAGAAGCAATGGAGAATAAAAGTTCAGAAGCTTCCCCATCAGACCTAAAGTTAGTGGCCCACCCAAGagcaaaaagcaaagtttggaaGTACTTTGGCTTTGATACCAACGCTGAAGGATGCATATTACAGTGGAAGAAAATCTACTGCCGCATTTGCATGACACAGATTGCCTATTCAGGAAATACATCCAACCTGTCTTACCATCTTGAAAAGAATCATCCAGATGAGTTCTGTGAATTTGTGAAAAGCAACACTGAGCAGATGAGGGAGGCCTTCGCAACTGCTTTCTCAAAACTGAAGCCAGAATCATCTCAGCAGGTTGCTCAGGAGAACTTAATTATAAAGACATGTCACAGTTATGAGAATAAAAAGCATCAAGAACTGACATCAGCAGTGGTTAGCTTAATGTGTGAGGGCTTGTATCCTCCTTCTATTGTAGATGAGCCCACCTTCAAGAATCTCTTAAGAATAGCTGACCCCCGATATGAACTTCCATGCAGAAAGTATTTCTGCACAAAAGCAATTCCTGAGAAATACAGTGCTATTAGGGACATTGTGTTAAAAGAACTGACTGATATCCTGTGGTGTGGCATATCTGTTGATATGTGGAGAAGTGAGAACCAGAATAGATCCTACGTAACACTGACAGTTCACTTTCTCAATAATGGCTCTTCCAGCTGCCTGGCTGTTAATTCCCGttgtttaaaaacatttgaagTGCCAGAGGAAAATACCGCAGAAACCATTACACGAGTCCTTTATGAGATATTCATTGAATGGGGAATCAATACAAAAGTTTTTGGTGCAACAACAGACTATGGGAAAGACATAGTGAAAGCTTGCTCACTTTTGGACATTCCAGTACAGATTCCTTGCTTGGGGCAGACTTTTAATGTGGGTATACAACAAGCTTTTCAACTTCCCAAATTATCTGGTGTCCTGTGCAGATGTCGGAAATTGGTAGAATATTTCCAGCAGTCTGCAGTAGCCATGTACATGTTGGGTGAGAAACAGAAGCAACAGAACACTTCACATTGCATGCTTGTGAGTGATCGTGTTTCTTGGTGGGGTAGCACACTTGCCATGTTGCATCGTCTTAAAGAGCAACAGTTTGTAATTGCCGCAGTTCTTGTGGAGGACAGCAATAATCACCATCTGATGTTGGAAGCCAGTGAATGGAATACAGTTGAAGGCTTGGTGGACTTGCTGCAGCCATTCAAGCAGGTTGCTGAGATGATGTCTGCTTCCAAGTACCCAACAATAAGTATGGTGAAACCCCTCCTTCACATGCTGCTGAATACAACATTAAACATCAAGGAAAATGACCTGAAAGAAATCAGTATGGCAAAGGAAGTGATAGCCAAAGAATTATCTACAACATACCAGCATACACCTGACATAGACATGTTTCTTAATGTTGCAACTTTCTTGGACCCAAGGTACAAGAAACTGCCCTTTCTTTCAGCATTTGAGAGGCAACAGGTTGAAAACAGAGTGGTGGAAGAAGCAAAAAGTCTTCTGGAGAAAGTAAAAGAAAGCACAGTGAAGACAGAAGAGCAGTTTTTTGCAGTGGCTGAAGAGCCCCCAGTGAAAAAAATTGTAATTGCCTCCACCTCTCCTCCTACCAGCAACATCAATAACATGCTTGCAGAAATCTTTTGCCAGACAGGCGGCGTTGAAGACCAAGAGGAATGGCATGCTCAGATTATTGAGGAATTGAGCAATTTCAAATCACAGAAAGTCCTTGGATTAAATGAAGATCCCCTCAAATGGTGGTCTGACAGACTCGCTTTATTTCCTGTTTTACCAAAGGTTCTTCAGAAATACTGGTGCATTGTGGCCACGAGAGTGTTCTCTGAACGTCTTTTTGGTTCATCTGCTAATGTTGTTAAGGCAAAGAGAAATCGATTAGCTCCAGCTCATGTAGACGAACAGATCTTTTTGTATGAGAACACTCGCAGTGTGTCAGAAGCTGAGCCTGACGAAGAGGATGAGGGAGAATGGGGCTTGGAACAGGACCATATTATTAATTTAAGTGATACAGCAAATGTAAACAACAGTTTCTTTAATATGAGAGAcagtggtttcatatag